A DNA window from Paralichthys olivaceus isolate ysfri-2021 chromosome 3, ASM2471397v2, whole genome shotgun sequence contains the following coding sequences:
- the clcc1 gene encoding chloride channel CLIC-like protein 1 isoform X3 yields MVLTVLVCSLVLVSAVGQQADDDWVDPYDMLHYDSTSRTMRKPTEPAHYDNVATKRREYTEDTSQAELGKCSSQVADLQKKIEEQKKKISLLSEQSSCNPVFRRFLRRLMKEMQRLGLPTDSSDAFYDARVGVSKQAITEIQALLDGEDNWRTGALDVAVSQILVNLKPHDYDAWRWRFEDTFGVELDTLIKIGLCVLVMMAIICTQLWSTVSWFVQFNRLFAVCFAVSLVWNWFYLYKIAFAEHQNNMAKMDSVYQKCTGMKKIDWSDSLKEWFRSTWTLQDDPCKRYYELIIVNPILLVPPTKAISVTITTFITEPLKHIGQGISEFLRALLKDLPVTLQIPVLLTIVIVIVVFVYVSVNAAFLHGITAPLRRRGPPPPGLQQPQQQPQAQIQGIADLGHLTGNDAEQQGPRQQRPRQQADDGRAHRNPVRQRHPNRPREEKARVVVETLQAAARSEDETDTEQQEGRPEAEQNVTEESDAEIQVEKIEEPEEVDAKSVAAHTAQAKTKTTPKAKPMRVRENQEKPSRDDAAPRSQPAKQKPFQTDVK; encoded by the exons aTGGTGCTCACTGTGCTGGTGTGTAGCCTGGTTCTCGTCTCTGCTGTGGGGCAGCAGGCGGACGATGACTGGGTCGACCCGTATGATATGCTCCACTATGACTCGACCTCCAGGACCATGAGGAAGCCCACTGAG CCGGCTCACTATGATAATGTGGCAACCAAGAGAAGAGAGTACACCGAGGACACCAGCCAGGCCGAGCTGGGGAAGTGCAGCAGTCAAGTAGCAGATCTGCAGAAGAAG AttgaagaacagaagaagaagatctcACTCCTCTCAGAGCAGTCATCATGCAACCCAGTGTTCAGGAGATTCCTCAGAAGGCTCATGAAGGAAATGCAAAGACTCGGTTTG CCCACTGACTCCTCAGATGCTTTCTATGATGCCAGAGTAGGAGTTTCTAAACAAGCCATCACAGAGATTCAGGCACTTCTGGATGGTGAGGACAACTGGAGAACCGGGGCTCTCGACGTTGCTGTCAGTCAGATACTAGTGAATCTTAAACCACATGACTACGATGCCTGGAGGTGGCGTTTTGAGGACACCTTTGGCGTGGAGCTGGACACACTAATAAAG ATCGGGCTGTGTGTTCTGGTCATGATGGCCATCATCTGCACTCAGCTGTGGTCGACCGTGTCCTGGTTCGTGCAGTTCAATCGACTCTTTGCTGTCTGCTTCGCTGTCAGTCTTGTCTGGAACTGGTTTTATCTGTATAAG ATCGCCTTTGCCGAGCACCAAAACAACATGGCGAAGATGGACAGTGTATATCAAAAATGCACTGGCATGAAGAAAATTGACTGGAGCGACAGTTTAAAAG AGTGGTTCAGAAGCACCTGGACTCTTCAGGACGACCCCTGTAAGAGATACTATGAACTCATCATCGTCAACCCCATTCTGCTGGTACCCCCAACCAAG GCGATCTCCGTCACCATCACAACTTTCATCACAGAGCCACTGAAGCACATTGGCCAGGGGATCAGTGAGTTTCTTCGAGCCCTCCTCAAAGATCTACCAGTTACCCTGCAGATCCCTGTTCTCCTCACAATCGTCATCGTCATTGTG GTATTTGTGTATGTCAGTGTGAATGCAGCCTTCCTGCATGGCATCACTGCACCTCTACGTCGACGGGGTCCACCTCCTCCTGGGCTCCAACAACCGCAACAGCAGCCTCAGGCTCAAATCCAGGGGATCGCGGACCTTGGCCACTTAACAGGCAATGATGCAGAACAGCAAGGTCCAAGGCAGCAACGTCCAAGGCAGCAAGCCGACGATGGCAGGGCACACAGGAATCCGGTTCGTCAGCGGCATCCAAACAGACCCAGGGAGGAGAAGGCCCGGGTGGTTGTGGAGACACTGCAAGCAGCTGCCCGCAGTGAGGATGAGACGGACACTGAGCAACAGGAGGGAAGACCTGAGGCAGAGCAGAATGTGACTGAGGAGTCAGATGCAGAAATCCAAGTGGAGAAAATAGAGGAGCCAGAAGAAGTGGATGCCAAAAGTGTTGCTGCTCACACAGCCCAAGCAAAAACTAAAACCACGCCCAAGGCCAAACctatgagagtgagagagaatcAGGAGAAACCCAGCAGAGACGACGCAGCACCCAGATCTCAGCCGGCCAAACAAAAACCGTTCCAAACTGATGTCAAG TAA
- the clcc1 gene encoding chloride channel CLIC-like protein 1 isoform X2, whose amino-acid sequence MVLTVLVCSLVLVSAVGQQADDDWVDPYDMLHYDSTSRTMRKPTEPAHYDNVATKRREYTEDTSQAELGKCSSQVADLQKKIEEQKKKISLLSEQSSCNPVFRRFLRRLMKEMQRLGLPTDSSDAFYDARVGVSKQAITEIQALLDGEDNWRTGALDVAVSQILVNLKPHDYDAWRWRFEDTFGVELDTLIKIGLCVLVMMAIICTQLWSTVSWFVQFNRLFAVCFAVSLVWNWFYLYKIAFAEHQNNMAKMDSVYQKCTGMKKIDWSDSLKEWFRSTWTLQDDPCKRYYELIIVNPILLVPPTKAISVTITTFITEPLKHIGQGISEFLRALLKDLPVTLQIPVLLTIVIVIVVFVYVSVNAAFLHGITAPLRRRGPPPPGLQQPQQQPQAQIQGIADLGHLTGNDAEQQGPRQQRPRQQADDGRAHRNPVRQRHPNRPREEKARVVVETLQAAARSEDETDTEQQEGRPEAEQNVTEESDAEIQVEKIEEPEEVDAKSVAAHTAQAKTKTTPKAKPMRVRENQEKPSRDDAAPRSQPAKQKPFQTDVKHHTFTNWMVNIYLLHTL is encoded by the exons aTGGTGCTCACTGTGCTGGTGTGTAGCCTGGTTCTCGTCTCTGCTGTGGGGCAGCAGGCGGACGATGACTGGGTCGACCCGTATGATATGCTCCACTATGACTCGACCTCCAGGACCATGAGGAAGCCCACTGAG CCGGCTCACTATGATAATGTGGCAACCAAGAGAAGAGAGTACACCGAGGACACCAGCCAGGCCGAGCTGGGGAAGTGCAGCAGTCAAGTAGCAGATCTGCAGAAGAAG AttgaagaacagaagaagaagatctcACTCCTCTCAGAGCAGTCATCATGCAACCCAGTGTTCAGGAGATTCCTCAGAAGGCTCATGAAGGAAATGCAAAGACTCGGTTTG CCCACTGACTCCTCAGATGCTTTCTATGATGCCAGAGTAGGAGTTTCTAAACAAGCCATCACAGAGATTCAGGCACTTCTGGATGGTGAGGACAACTGGAGAACCGGGGCTCTCGACGTTGCTGTCAGTCAGATACTAGTGAATCTTAAACCACATGACTACGATGCCTGGAGGTGGCGTTTTGAGGACACCTTTGGCGTGGAGCTGGACACACTAATAAAG ATCGGGCTGTGTGTTCTGGTCATGATGGCCATCATCTGCACTCAGCTGTGGTCGACCGTGTCCTGGTTCGTGCAGTTCAATCGACTCTTTGCTGTCTGCTTCGCTGTCAGTCTTGTCTGGAACTGGTTTTATCTGTATAAG ATCGCCTTTGCCGAGCACCAAAACAACATGGCGAAGATGGACAGTGTATATCAAAAATGCACTGGCATGAAGAAAATTGACTGGAGCGACAGTTTAAAAG AGTGGTTCAGAAGCACCTGGACTCTTCAGGACGACCCCTGTAAGAGATACTATGAACTCATCATCGTCAACCCCATTCTGCTGGTACCCCCAACCAAG GCGATCTCCGTCACCATCACAACTTTCATCACAGAGCCACTGAAGCACATTGGCCAGGGGATCAGTGAGTTTCTTCGAGCCCTCCTCAAAGATCTACCAGTTACCCTGCAGATCCCTGTTCTCCTCACAATCGTCATCGTCATTGTG GTATTTGTGTATGTCAGTGTGAATGCAGCCTTCCTGCATGGCATCACTGCACCTCTACGTCGACGGGGTCCACCTCCTCCTGGGCTCCAACAACCGCAACAGCAGCCTCAGGCTCAAATCCAGGGGATCGCGGACCTTGGCCACTTAACAGGCAATGATGCAGAACAGCAAGGTCCAAGGCAGCAACGTCCAAGGCAGCAAGCCGACGATGGCAGGGCACACAGGAATCCGGTTCGTCAGCGGCATCCAAACAGACCCAGGGAGGAGAAGGCCCGGGTGGTTGTGGAGACACTGCAAGCAGCTGCCCGCAGTGAGGATGAGACGGACACTGAGCAACAGGAGGGAAGACCTGAGGCAGAGCAGAATGTGACTGAGGAGTCAGATGCAGAAATCCAAGTGGAGAAAATAGAGGAGCCAGAAGAAGTGGATGCCAAAAGTGTTGCTGCTCACACAGCCCAAGCAAAAACTAAAACCACGCCCAAGGCCAAACctatgagagtgagagagaatcAGGAGAAACCCAGCAGAGACGACGCAGCACCCAGATCTCAGCCGGCCAAACAAAAACCGTTCCAAACTGATGTCAAG CATCACACATTCACTAATTGGATGGTGAATATTTACTTGCTTCACACATTG TAA
- the clcc1 gene encoding chloride channel CLIC-like protein 1 isoform X1, whose product MVLTVLVCSLVLVSAVGQQADDDWVDPYDMLHYDSTSRTMRKPTEPAHYDNVATKRREYTEDTSQAELGKCSSQVADLQKKIEEQKKKISLLSEQSSCNPVFRRFLRRLMKEMQRLGLPTDSSDAFYDARVGVSKQAITEIQALLDGEDNWRTGALDVAVSQILVNLKPHDYDAWRWRFEDTFGVELDTLIKIGLCVLVMMAIICTQLWSTVSWFVQFNRLFAVCFAVSLVWNWFYLYKIAFAEHQNNMAKMDSVYQKCTGMKKIDWSDSLKEWFRSTWTLQDDPCKRYYELIIVNPILLVPPTKAISVTITTFITEPLKHIGQGISEFLRALLKDLPVTLQIPVLLTIVIVIVVFVYVSVNAAFLHGITAPLRRRGPPPPGLQQPQQQPQAQIQGIADLGHLTGNDAEQQGPRQQRPRQQADDGRAHRNPVRQRHPNRPREEKARVVVETLQAAARSEDETDTEQQEGRPEAEQNVTEESDAEIQVEKIEEPEEVDAKSVAAHTAQAKTKTTPKAKPMRVRENQEKPSRDDAAPRSQPAKQKPFQTDVKDLKASAGHRTPSVSVTHVETLGLPVQETSTAPGE is encoded by the exons aTGGTGCTCACTGTGCTGGTGTGTAGCCTGGTTCTCGTCTCTGCTGTGGGGCAGCAGGCGGACGATGACTGGGTCGACCCGTATGATATGCTCCACTATGACTCGACCTCCAGGACCATGAGGAAGCCCACTGAG CCGGCTCACTATGATAATGTGGCAACCAAGAGAAGAGAGTACACCGAGGACACCAGCCAGGCCGAGCTGGGGAAGTGCAGCAGTCAAGTAGCAGATCTGCAGAAGAAG AttgaagaacagaagaagaagatctcACTCCTCTCAGAGCAGTCATCATGCAACCCAGTGTTCAGGAGATTCCTCAGAAGGCTCATGAAGGAAATGCAAAGACTCGGTTTG CCCACTGACTCCTCAGATGCTTTCTATGATGCCAGAGTAGGAGTTTCTAAACAAGCCATCACAGAGATTCAGGCACTTCTGGATGGTGAGGACAACTGGAGAACCGGGGCTCTCGACGTTGCTGTCAGTCAGATACTAGTGAATCTTAAACCACATGACTACGATGCCTGGAGGTGGCGTTTTGAGGACACCTTTGGCGTGGAGCTGGACACACTAATAAAG ATCGGGCTGTGTGTTCTGGTCATGATGGCCATCATCTGCACTCAGCTGTGGTCGACCGTGTCCTGGTTCGTGCAGTTCAATCGACTCTTTGCTGTCTGCTTCGCTGTCAGTCTTGTCTGGAACTGGTTTTATCTGTATAAG ATCGCCTTTGCCGAGCACCAAAACAACATGGCGAAGATGGACAGTGTATATCAAAAATGCACTGGCATGAAGAAAATTGACTGGAGCGACAGTTTAAAAG AGTGGTTCAGAAGCACCTGGACTCTTCAGGACGACCCCTGTAAGAGATACTATGAACTCATCATCGTCAACCCCATTCTGCTGGTACCCCCAACCAAG GCGATCTCCGTCACCATCACAACTTTCATCACAGAGCCACTGAAGCACATTGGCCAGGGGATCAGTGAGTTTCTTCGAGCCCTCCTCAAAGATCTACCAGTTACCCTGCAGATCCCTGTTCTCCTCACAATCGTCATCGTCATTGTG GTATTTGTGTATGTCAGTGTGAATGCAGCCTTCCTGCATGGCATCACTGCACCTCTACGTCGACGGGGTCCACCTCCTCCTGGGCTCCAACAACCGCAACAGCAGCCTCAGGCTCAAATCCAGGGGATCGCGGACCTTGGCCACTTAACAGGCAATGATGCAGAACAGCAAGGTCCAAGGCAGCAACGTCCAAGGCAGCAAGCCGACGATGGCAGGGCACACAGGAATCCGGTTCGTCAGCGGCATCCAAACAGACCCAGGGAGGAGAAGGCCCGGGTGGTTGTGGAGACACTGCAAGCAGCTGCCCGCAGTGAGGATGAGACGGACACTGAGCAACAGGAGGGAAGACCTGAGGCAGAGCAGAATGTGACTGAGGAGTCAGATGCAGAAATCCAAGTGGAGAAAATAGAGGAGCCAGAAGAAGTGGATGCCAAAAGTGTTGCTGCTCACACAGCCCAAGCAAAAACTAAAACCACGCCCAAGGCCAAACctatgagagtgagagagaatcAGGAGAAACCCAGCAGAGACGACGCAGCACCCAGATCTCAGCCGGCCAAACAAAAACCGTTCCAAACTGATGTCAAG
- the clcc1 gene encoding chloride channel CLIC-like protein 1 isoform X5: MKEMQRLGLPTDSSDAFYDARVGVSKQAITEIQALLDGEDNWRTGALDVAVSQILVNLKPHDYDAWRWRFEDTFGVELDTLIKIGLCVLVMMAIICTQLWSTVSWFVQFNRLFAVCFAVSLVWNWFYLYKIAFAEHQNNMAKMDSVYQKCTGMKKIDWSDSLKEWFRSTWTLQDDPCKRYYELIIVNPILLVPPTKAISVTITTFITEPLKHIGQGISEFLRALLKDLPVTLQIPVLLTIVIVIVVFVYVSVNAAFLHGITAPLRRRGPPPPGLQQPQQQPQAQIQGIADLGHLTGNDAEQQGPRQQRPRQQADDGRAHRNPVRQRHPNRPREEKARVVVETLQAAARSEDETDTEQQEGRPEAEQNVTEESDAEIQVEKIEEPEEVDAKSVAAHTAQAKTKTTPKAKPMRVRENQEKPSRDDAAPRSQPAKQKPFQTDVKDLKASAGHRTPSVSVTHVETLGLPVQETSTAPGE; this comes from the exons ATGAAGGAAATGCAAAGACTCGGTTTG CCCACTGACTCCTCAGATGCTTTCTATGATGCCAGAGTAGGAGTTTCTAAACAAGCCATCACAGAGATTCAGGCACTTCTGGATGGTGAGGACAACTGGAGAACCGGGGCTCTCGACGTTGCTGTCAGTCAGATACTAGTGAATCTTAAACCACATGACTACGATGCCTGGAGGTGGCGTTTTGAGGACACCTTTGGCGTGGAGCTGGACACACTAATAAAG ATCGGGCTGTGTGTTCTGGTCATGATGGCCATCATCTGCACTCAGCTGTGGTCGACCGTGTCCTGGTTCGTGCAGTTCAATCGACTCTTTGCTGTCTGCTTCGCTGTCAGTCTTGTCTGGAACTGGTTTTATCTGTATAAG ATCGCCTTTGCCGAGCACCAAAACAACATGGCGAAGATGGACAGTGTATATCAAAAATGCACTGGCATGAAGAAAATTGACTGGAGCGACAGTTTAAAAG AGTGGTTCAGAAGCACCTGGACTCTTCAGGACGACCCCTGTAAGAGATACTATGAACTCATCATCGTCAACCCCATTCTGCTGGTACCCCCAACCAAG GCGATCTCCGTCACCATCACAACTTTCATCACAGAGCCACTGAAGCACATTGGCCAGGGGATCAGTGAGTTTCTTCGAGCCCTCCTCAAAGATCTACCAGTTACCCTGCAGATCCCTGTTCTCCTCACAATCGTCATCGTCATTGTG GTATTTGTGTATGTCAGTGTGAATGCAGCCTTCCTGCATGGCATCACTGCACCTCTACGTCGACGGGGTCCACCTCCTCCTGGGCTCCAACAACCGCAACAGCAGCCTCAGGCTCAAATCCAGGGGATCGCGGACCTTGGCCACTTAACAGGCAATGATGCAGAACAGCAAGGTCCAAGGCAGCAACGTCCAAGGCAGCAAGCCGACGATGGCAGGGCACACAGGAATCCGGTTCGTCAGCGGCATCCAAACAGACCCAGGGAGGAGAAGGCCCGGGTGGTTGTGGAGACACTGCAAGCAGCTGCCCGCAGTGAGGATGAGACGGACACTGAGCAACAGGAGGGAAGACCTGAGGCAGAGCAGAATGTGACTGAGGAGTCAGATGCAGAAATCCAAGTGGAGAAAATAGAGGAGCCAGAAGAAGTGGATGCCAAAAGTGTTGCTGCTCACACAGCCCAAGCAAAAACTAAAACCACGCCCAAGGCCAAACctatgagagtgagagagaatcAGGAGAAACCCAGCAGAGACGACGCAGCACCCAGATCTCAGCCGGCCAAACAAAAACCGTTCCAAACTGATGTCAAG
- the clcc1 gene encoding chloride channel CLIC-like protein 1 isoform X4, translating to MFTSDERVFVELSVSQPRLVSSPRGCNRSQIEEQKKKISLLSEQSSCNPVFRRFLRRLMKEMQRLGLPTDSSDAFYDARVGVSKQAITEIQALLDGEDNWRTGALDVAVSQILVNLKPHDYDAWRWRFEDTFGVELDTLIKIGLCVLVMMAIICTQLWSTVSWFVQFNRLFAVCFAVSLVWNWFYLYKIAFAEHQNNMAKMDSVYQKCTGMKKIDWSDSLKEWFRSTWTLQDDPCKRYYELIIVNPILLVPPTKAISVTITTFITEPLKHIGQGISEFLRALLKDLPVTLQIPVLLTIVIVIVVFVYVSVNAAFLHGITAPLRRRGPPPPGLQQPQQQPQAQIQGIADLGHLTGNDAEQQGPRQQRPRQQADDGRAHRNPVRQRHPNRPREEKARVVVETLQAAARSEDETDTEQQEGRPEAEQNVTEESDAEIQVEKIEEPEEVDAKSVAAHTAQAKTKTTPKAKPMRVRENQEKPSRDDAAPRSQPAKQKPFQTDVKDLKASAGHRTPSVSVTHVETLGLPVQETSTAPGE from the exons ATGTTTACTTCAGATGAACGTGTGTTCGTGGAGCTCAGTGTGAGTCAGCCTCGTCTCGTCTCATCTCCACGCGGATGTAACAGAAGTCAG AttgaagaacagaagaagaagatctcACTCCTCTCAGAGCAGTCATCATGCAACCCAGTGTTCAGGAGATTCCTCAGAAGGCTCATGAAGGAAATGCAAAGACTCGGTTTG CCCACTGACTCCTCAGATGCTTTCTATGATGCCAGAGTAGGAGTTTCTAAACAAGCCATCACAGAGATTCAGGCACTTCTGGATGGTGAGGACAACTGGAGAACCGGGGCTCTCGACGTTGCTGTCAGTCAGATACTAGTGAATCTTAAACCACATGACTACGATGCCTGGAGGTGGCGTTTTGAGGACACCTTTGGCGTGGAGCTGGACACACTAATAAAG ATCGGGCTGTGTGTTCTGGTCATGATGGCCATCATCTGCACTCAGCTGTGGTCGACCGTGTCCTGGTTCGTGCAGTTCAATCGACTCTTTGCTGTCTGCTTCGCTGTCAGTCTTGTCTGGAACTGGTTTTATCTGTATAAG ATCGCCTTTGCCGAGCACCAAAACAACATGGCGAAGATGGACAGTGTATATCAAAAATGCACTGGCATGAAGAAAATTGACTGGAGCGACAGTTTAAAAG AGTGGTTCAGAAGCACCTGGACTCTTCAGGACGACCCCTGTAAGAGATACTATGAACTCATCATCGTCAACCCCATTCTGCTGGTACCCCCAACCAAG GCGATCTCCGTCACCATCACAACTTTCATCACAGAGCCACTGAAGCACATTGGCCAGGGGATCAGTGAGTTTCTTCGAGCCCTCCTCAAAGATCTACCAGTTACCCTGCAGATCCCTGTTCTCCTCACAATCGTCATCGTCATTGTG GTATTTGTGTATGTCAGTGTGAATGCAGCCTTCCTGCATGGCATCACTGCACCTCTACGTCGACGGGGTCCACCTCCTCCTGGGCTCCAACAACCGCAACAGCAGCCTCAGGCTCAAATCCAGGGGATCGCGGACCTTGGCCACTTAACAGGCAATGATGCAGAACAGCAAGGTCCAAGGCAGCAACGTCCAAGGCAGCAAGCCGACGATGGCAGGGCACACAGGAATCCGGTTCGTCAGCGGCATCCAAACAGACCCAGGGAGGAGAAGGCCCGGGTGGTTGTGGAGACACTGCAAGCAGCTGCCCGCAGTGAGGATGAGACGGACACTGAGCAACAGGAGGGAAGACCTGAGGCAGAGCAGAATGTGACTGAGGAGTCAGATGCAGAAATCCAAGTGGAGAAAATAGAGGAGCCAGAAGAAGTGGATGCCAAAAGTGTTGCTGCTCACACAGCCCAAGCAAAAACTAAAACCACGCCCAAGGCCAAACctatgagagtgagagagaatcAGGAGAAACCCAGCAGAGACGACGCAGCACCCAGATCTCAGCCGGCCAAACAAAAACCGTTCCAAACTGATGTCAAG